The Liolophura sinensis isolate JHLJ2023 chromosome 8, CUHK_Ljap_v2, whole genome shotgun sequence sequence CTAGCCAACTTACTCAAAACAAATCTCAtctgatacacatgtaaaagaGGTCATAAATATTCGTGTAAGGTCAAAAATTAATAAAGTCTTCAAATAGCTCATCAAGCAATAAGCACCTAGAGGTACCCAGAGCCTTCACACTGATGGATTCAGGAAGCTTAACTGTTAATTGTAGAGGTTCAGTGATtagtacagaaaataaaaagaaagtcaAAGTTATTTTTTGAGGGGGAGGTAGAAGGGAGCGCCATCTTGAAATTACAAGGCTCATTTATGCTTATTTTCTGTCAGTACTTATAGCATTTTGCCACGTGTAGGGCCTATGAAAATGCTTAGTTACTCCCTCCACATTTCTCCCCTGAGCTATTCAGCCAATTTTTACCCTTAAGATAAGGACGGAAAAGCTTAACACAAGCATCATAATAAAATCAAGCCACAAACTCTGCAGAATACTAAAGCTGAAAAATATGACATATGTAGAAATGTACACAGTATCATGAACTGTTGAGAACTGCAAGGTTTACTAGGACAACAGCAACTCTTGTTGTTTGTGAGGAGTGAAATTATCCCTGCCCTCAACCCCTCCTTTTAGTTTAACTTATCTCACAATATGCAAGAGAAAAGTACATGTTTAAGAGGCTGAagaggaaaatacatgtactttttaatGCGAGACATAGGAAAAAAAGTGCTTCACAAAgtgaatatatatgttttaacaaTAAAAATTTCTGAATAAATGTAAACGTATGATGTATGAACATGAAATAATACCTCTTTCTGAAAAAGTAATGAATAAGTCTAAACAGGTTTTTAAACATAGCTGTACCATAAAATAGCTGATAACaataaatgttacaagaaaaaatagaagataaacaaaaatgaaaaaaattacaattgccATATGTAAATTTTGCCCTGGAAATGTTTTTTGCCTGGCCATAAAACTTGTGCTAATATGtaagtatgcttggggtttaatgtctcTACTAAAATAATTCTGTTTTCAGACATATTATGCTTAAAAACTCAGTGGGACTGTGAACTTGTTGAAAATATATACACCTCTCTTCAGCACGCTaagtcatatatatgtacagaaataaCATACACATAAATCTGTCTGGTTAATATTCATCAATTACTGAGTAATGTAAAAGTCCTACACAGATCAGTTGAAAACCAACACTAACGTAACAATCTGCAGCCGTGGCTGTACTTCTGCTTCATCACTGTTGTTTAGAAGTAGCAGGCTGACCAAACTCAAGATATAAGCCTTCAAAATCAACCATGCTAGTTGCATGGAAAGTTAAGTTTGTTAAGATAACGATGTACTCCAACAAGGAAAAAACTGTGTACACtgaaatgtatacaaaacatCAATATCTTAGTGCAGAATGAATAATAATAGCTGAATGCCCTATCAGTAATACTTTAGTCATATTGTGGTGATCTTATCACAGAAGAAATGGAAGTTTCTCCCTTGTAATGCTTGTAACATTAAAACCAAGGCATGATATCCTACTGCATGATAAAGCTTCCGAGAAATGACTGTACCTTAAATTCAATTTCAGAGCTTTGCTGTCAAATTTCAGTGGGGTAATTCCGATTTAAAAAGACAGAAGATAAACTGATTTTTTATGTTCAAGTTCACCTTTGTTGAAGAAGACAACATAACAAGTGGGTTTGGGACAAGTAAATATTTGAGCACAAGATTCAGGATTTTCAAAACATTGTGAAGAAAATTTGATGAGCAAAGCTCTTTCAACACGTGTAGGAAGCACCTACCTCCAGGCTCACAATAAGTATTGTGACGGTAGAAAAAATATGCTGCAAGGACGATGCTGAAGATGTTTATACCAAAGAGGACTTTCTTCCACCAGTAGGACTTAGACTCCTGTCAACACATTTAAGCAATAAACGCAATTTAACTATATACAATTTAAACTGTTAAATATAATGACTTCCATGAGCACATCCATTATGTGCTTGCTTTATATGATTACATGACCGGTATCACATGCAGTACATATACTTTACCTAAATGTTCAGTGTTTCCCTTGTATGGTGATAAATTCAAATATAGTTTAAAAAGAGACAAAGCTGAAGACACCTCAGCACAACtgtaaaatatcagaaaaatatTCCAATGAAGTTATAACTTGTCCATTATTATTTTACACAACATATGTATAGAGCTTCCCAAAGAATGTGTTCTACTACAACTGCTGTATTTGTCAAgcacaaaattttagatcaaatgcagtaatatttacattattttaacagAACCTATGTGTTTCTTATTTACCTTTGGAGACATAGGTTTTCCTGATCTTCCCCATTTAAACAATGCACAAGTGAGCAACATGTACAATTGGGAACAAATCATGAAGATTATGAAGCAATCTTTGTGAAGCTCTGGAATAGAAAAAAGAAAGGTAGTACAAACCAGTGCAGAAACTCAATAACTGCAGATATACAGGCCATTTAAGTGATTCTGATCCCATTTTCAATGgctagatttatttgattggtgttttacgccatattcaagaatatttcattcacacGGCTttggtcagcaatatggtgggaggacaccaggcaaagcccggggcAAAACCACCATCATCAGCAGGTTCAATAGCTATAAGCATACCACAAAATGTGACATGGAATAAGTACATAACGAATGTAAAGCTAAATGGAAATTAGGTTAAGCACATAAACAGTATTAAAATGGTTCTATCACTGTTACATCCACAAGTGgtgaacaatacatgtaactatggcTTGCAATAAATACCATGATTTTCCGTTGAAGAAATGTAGGTTAATCCAACTAATGATAAGTTCTccacaaaatgaagaaaaccagCCAATGCTGCAAAACTCTGGTATAGTGAGTGTTTTGCAGTGAATACAGATGTGTGAAAGTTGTAATATATCACTGGAACAATTAAGCGTGGTGCTGAGTGTAACGCTATGCAGATTCGCCAGATGTATATCTGAGGGGTATATCCACCAATGGCTGCACTTGCTGACGGAAGATAATTTGCCACCTGAACAATAAAACAGAAGGAAAAGTTTCAATTACCATAGTAACGATAACAGTCAAGTATATTCTTATACAGTCTAAGCCAGAGGATGTACCCAATAATACATGCATCAGCAAAGGGACATGGCTACCCTTCTCACCAAAACAGTCCTcttaaaatcagtatttctgGCTGCTgtgattttcattattttcctcTCGTTATTGTTCAAGATATAATCAAATACAGAAAATCTGACCCactttttcaacaatttctgatatttttctgcctcaacatttaatcattGAACTAAAACTCCAGTACGTCCATTCAGCAAGGCACTCTGATACCAGTGTCATTCCATGTGATATTACTGTCATTCCGCATTTGAAAAGTAGGACTGGTTCCTAGTCTTGTGTATGATAGAACGACAGGCAATATCAGTGTTATTCCATGTGATATCAGTTCATATCCCTTGGGTAGCATTTGTTGCTGTGGTGTGTTGTAGTGCAgattttaattgatttaattaattgatgttttacgccatactcaagaatatttcatttatatgacagcggccagcatcatggtggaaggaaaccgagcagagaccGGGGAAAAtgcacgaccatctgcaggatgctgccagaccttcccacttacggctgttgtggaagccagcatgacctggacttgaaatcacagtgatcgcactggtaagaggctagcgcgctaaccaactgagtcactgAGGCCCCTGTTATAGTGTGGAATcacaggttatttatttatttattatctgattggtgttttacgccgtactcaaaaatatttcacttatacgacggtggccaccattatggtgggaggaaaccgggcacagcccgggggaaacccacgaccatccacaggttgctgacagaccttcccacatacggccggagaggaagccagcatgagctggacttgaactcacagtgaccgcattggtgagagactcctgggtcattatgctgtgctagcgcgccaaccgactgagccacggaggacccggAATCACAGGTGATCTCAGTGTCATTCcatgtgatatcagtgtcattccATCGTGTGACATCCATATCTCAATGACAGCACTGCTTGCTAGGATTTGGTGTAGTGTATAGTGACATGTGATATCAATGTCATTCCATGTGATATCAGTATCATTTTATTTCCCAAGAGTAGCTTTGGTTTCTAGGATGAGGTGTAGTGTGAAATGATAGGTGATGTCAGTGTCATTAAAGGTGATGTCAGTGTCATTCATTTTCTAACAGTAAGGGAACATtcattatataaatatagagttgtcatttgtcatttagTGTGGGGCATCTCGCTCGGTGTGTTTCACGACATATGCCAACTCAGCAAAGACTGGTTCAGTCTTGACAAATTATACACCagtgaaaagagaaaaacaatagCAGGCAATCTATGGCAGTTTTCGGTGGATACTCACTGCCCTATTACTGGAGTGCCTGGATCGACATTAGTTTCAGGCGTACCGAATCGGATTAGCTTTACCCAGTAGGCCATGCATGATAAGTGTCactaaaacaatacaaaatttttttattgttttgagacattttattaaaatagcatgccAATGTCAATATGCAATATATTGTTAACTACGCTTGTAGTTACCTTCGGTAAATATGGACTTCTATATTAATAAATAGTATATATCAATAACGGTACGAAGTAAAGTGGGACGAAGTTACTTGGTTACGAAGTAGGCCTAAGCTGAAACCGCACAACGGTGCATGAAGATGAAGGATGAAGCTTGCTCGCCTACCTTGCAATGAGTTGCGGTGGTGCCTTCAAAATTGAAGAGAATGGACCatatgacacaaacaaaaaatccaaaaagagGCAGAGATAGAACTAAAATTGCAAACTTTCTCCATGATACACTTAAATATAGTCCCTGTGCCTTCCCCATGGCAGTAAAACTCCGGGTTGCCGCGCCGACTGCACTTGTTTGCTTTCCTTGTGGCTGTCTGCTAGCTAATAAGAGCAGCGCCCCCAAGCGGAGAATATGAATTCTAGGCAAGTTATCGACCCTGATTATTTGCACACAGGCGATGTAGAGATATACACACTATATTAATAGAAGACGATATAGTCGTCTTCCATGAATACAGGACTAAGAAAATGGCCACAAAGGAGCACCATGTACCATTTACTGTCACCACGATTCCTTACACAGTGAGAGCAACATTTAGGCTATCCCAGTTGCTCTTACTATAATACACGTACCGGTAACAAGTTTGTATAGCATGTCTTGATAGGCTACCCTCAGGCCAACAGTACACGGATCCATGTATTTCCACAATATAGCCACTTGGCTGATAAGTAACTGGGTACTTCCTTAAAAATAATCACCCAGATAAAtgccacaaaaccatttcttgTTTAGAATGACTGCATTGGATGAAACACAGCTTCCACTAAACAATGCTGACATCTCAACCATAATGAAGCCTCCCTGAGCAGTcaatatacaaaataacagGAGTTCaatttcatgtttcttttttaaaacagaaatttatttaaatgtaataaaaagaaCATGTTTTCTTGAAATGCTTATCAAATCAACTTTCTAAATACATAGAAACCAGtggtttgggaggagatgcatggacaaaatatttgtaaaaaatgtttaaaaatgctTTACCGGCCAGCAACACCGACACCACCAGTTTCCCCCCTCTCAAAATAAATCTCCATACTTCATACAGGCGAGATAAAATGTGTATATCTGAATATATAAGCCAAAAAAAGGTTTTCCTGTTACATAACTTgaaagacaacagacttttaaAACAACCTTCTATGAACATACATTTGGAAGACAACaaactatataaatacatgtacccttaacaatataataatgataacaGGTTATActtattaatttacttgattggtgtttaatgccatgctcagTAATATTCCAGTTACACGAGGTGTCCAGCAGGTGGAGAGAGTCGGACAAACTCGCAGCAGCCACATTGGGGAGatgctcatgggtcattgcgccgcgtaTTAACACACCTGAACAACATTTACATAACTGTATATACTAAGAGAGACAAGATCTATGTATCACTTTGAAATCAATTAAATGTTTCAATTAAAAAGACAAGCGAGGTAGTAGTTTAAAGTTTGCATGATTGTGATTTCTGCAATGccctaaacctacatgtcaatGAGTGGCCTGTATGATCCATGTTCAAGCGCTGCAACCCTCAGCAATCACATGCTATTTGACAAATTCTGCATAACTTAAGTCAATGTTTGTGATACCTGAAAATCTGCATGGCCTCAACCACACTTTCAAGTCTAAAAGTCTGAATCGTGGACTGTCCCAAAAATGCTCATCCCAATGTTATAGCAACTTCATACAAATGTTTAATGAATTAATAATTATttctaaatttattattcttccctttaaattttttcagaactgtactgtacttgtactgtatatatatatatatatatatagagagagagagagagagagagagagaaaacatgtacatactttgAGACAATGTAACAACAAGAATTATATACATAATGGAAACAGTGCAATCCAGAACAAGGCTGTTTACTCTCCACTAACAccacatgtaaaaatatacaatatatactaaTCTGACATtatataaaagtacaataaCATAAATGCATTATGTCTACTTGCAATTAACAACTACTGTAGTTAAACTACTTCAGGCtgataagaaaaatatatatatctacatacatatataaaattcttTGAAAGTATCATACTTctaaatttttaacaaaatatttcttcctTGGGTATAGTCATGGAATGCCACGATTGAATTAAGACAATTACAGATcacaatatttgtttatttatttatttgattggtgttttacgccatactcaagaatatttcacttatacaacggcgtccagattcatggtgggtggaaaccaggcacagcccgggggaacccacgaccatccgtaggttgctcactgaccttcccaagtacggctggagaactcacagcagccgcattggtgaaaggctcctgggtcattacgctgcgctggcgtgttaa is a genomic window containing:
- the LOC135472541 gene encoding post-GPI attachment to proteins factor 2-like isoform X2; this translates as MGKAQGLYLSVSWRKFAILVLSLPLFGFFVCVIWSILFNFEGTTATHCKVANYLPSASAAIGGYTPQIYIWRICIALHSAPRLIVPVIYYNFHTSVFTAKHSLYQSFAALAGFLHFVENLSLVGLTYISSTENHELHKDCFIIFMICSQLYMLLTCALFKWGRSGKPMSPKESKSYWWKKVLFGINIFSIVLAAYFFYRHNTYCEPGVYTVFSLLEYIVILTNLTFHATSMVDFEGLYLEFGQPATSKQQ
- the LOC135472541 gene encoding post-GPI attachment to proteins factor 2-like isoform X1 produces the protein MGKAQGLYLSVSWRKFAILVLSLPLFGFFVCVIWSILFNFEGTTATHCKVANYLPSASAAIGGYTPQIYIWRICIALHSAPRLIVPVIYYNFHTSVFTAKHSLYQSFAALAGFLHFVENLSLVGLTYISSTENHELHKDCFIIFMICSQLYMLLTCALFKWGRSGKPMSPKESKSYWWKKVLFGINIFSIVLAAYFFYRHNTYCEPGVYSWFALAEYTIISTNIGFHSTTILDFSDVVIIAGRFNTHDHLPV